A segment of the Juglans regia cultivar Chandler chromosome 15, Walnut 2.0, whole genome shotgun sequence genome:
ACCGCCGGATCTTCCACACTTAATTCCCTTGGACCCACTGTATCCCCTCCCAGCTGGCCCCTATTTATTGGCTGACAcgacccctctctctctccctccctctccctctctcttgctTTCGACCCAACCCTCCGATTAGAAGCTCCCTCTCTGTCTGTACTCGCGCTGATTCACTCGCCGGGCCGGGCCGGGCTCTCGGGAGACTTGTAACGATCTGTCACCAGAATTCCTCCTGATCTCCCAAGTGCTTTGTATTAACTGGTATTGCCGATTTTGAATTCGATCCCTTTGAAGTCCAAGATCTTATCGTTTTCATTGCTTGGTGCTTCCGAGTTCGGCATTGGTGAGGATCGAAGCTTTTTGTTGGGTAATGCGCGTGGAGATCAGTGTTCTTTTCCGGGGGCTGGAAATCGTGCTATTTGTGGTAAGGTTCGGTGAGCTTTAGGAAGGATTTAGATCTTTCTTGTTTTGGAAATTATCACGGTTACGGAGCCATAATGAGAaattcggtttttttttttttttgtttctgaatttagggttttggttttcaTTCTCCGTTTCCACTTCCTGATCATGAGCTGATACTGCTGAATGACAACAAATCGCTTTGCATGGGGGGAAGAGGAGCGAGATGTGCAGGATAGAGAGGAAGAGCTGTGAATataaggaggaggagaagagagagaggagaataGAGATGGGTTTGAAGGCAATGGGTGGTGGGGGAGAGGCTAGGGTTGATAAGCTGAAGAGCTCGATGtcgaggtcgaggatgaagctATGGATGATACGCGCCACGACTTCCGTTTTGCTCTGGACCTGCGTCGTACAGTTGACGGCATTGGGGGATATGTGGGGGCCTAGGGTTTTGAAGGGCTGGCCCTCTTGTTTCTCCCAGGAGTCCTCTGTTAACAACGCTGTTAGTGTGCCCCTTGTTCCGCCCCGTGTTCTTCCGCCCAAAAGTGAGATTCTTTCCCTAATTGATTGTGATCTTCTTTGTTGCTTTTGTTTGGGTTCAGTGGTTTATACGTTGGAGTGGTGATCTAATCAGAGGCGACTTTCTTGAAACCTGGAAATGTAGTTTTctgcattttcattttcactagTTAAATGGGCTTTTGAAagcttttttttcattttcatctttgtATTTGGGATGTTGGGAAATTCTCATTTTGGAAGAAATATTTGATTCTCAGTTATTCCATGTGATAGGATTCTAGTGCcacattatcattatcattattatttgttgATGATCAGTAGTACATCAATCTAAGTTTTGGTGTGTGCTATTTAGGGGTTTATAAGAACAACGGTTACCTGATGGTCTCATGCAATGGAGGACTCAATCAAATGAGAGCAGCGGTGAGTGTTTAACTATCATGCCTCCATTTGCAGATGACCTTGTATTGAGTGATCTAACTtctgatattttaaatatggaaATGTATCCATCCGTATGGTGATCAGTCTTATGTTTATCTGTTTACAGATCTGTGACATGGTTGCTATTGCAAGATATTTAAATGTCACACTTATAGTCCCTGAGCTGGATAAAACATCATTTTGGGCTGATCCCAGGTGTGtttaacttttctctccactccCTAGTTATGAAGCATGGTTCTCTTTCTTTGTGTCAAatgaatattaatgtataaatgTTGCAGTGAATTCCAAGACATATTTGATGTGGATCATTTCATTACTTCCTTGAGAGATGAGGTTCGAGTATTGAAAGAATTGCCTCCCAGGCTCAAGAAGAGAGTGGAACTAGGAAGAGTTTATTCAATGCCTCCAATCAGCTGGTCTGACATATCTTACTATCATAATCAGGTTTGTTTTATATTGTTGTTCTGGACCTAACGGTGGCCCCTTCTGTTTGGCAAGAACATCAGATTGCATGTCACAAAACCTAAACATCGTTGAAAATGCCCCGACTATTGCTGGCTTGGATTTTTTTCTTGGGaacttctatatttttctttggaatGTAGGATTTACCTCAACCATTAGCAACAATTATTCGATATTTAGCATTATACTTGACCAGTTATGATCCTTTTCATTTGTCAAGATTTCTGTCAAAAGTAATGGTTACTGTTTGTGTTTGTGTCATACAGATTCTTCCTCTAATACAGAAGTACAAAGTTGTACATCTAAATAGGACCGATGCTCGACTGGCCAATAATGGCCAACCTTTGATGCTCCAGAAGCTGCGCTGCAGAGTAAATTTTAGTGCTCTGAGATTCACTTCTCAGATAGAAGAGTTGGGTAGAAGGGTTATCAAACTTCTAAGGCAAAATGGTCCATTCCTGGTACTTCATCTTAGGTATGAAATGGACATGTTGGCATTTTCTGGCTGCACTCAAGGTTGCAACAATGAGGAGGTGGAGGAGTTGACAAGAATGAGGTGAAGCTTTGTGTATTTCTCTAATGAGCAATCAGACAGGGCTGTCTGAACtctcaaaattaaatttcatcctcAGTCCATCTCATCATTTGCATAATTTTACAGGTATGCTTATCCCTggtggaaagagaaaataataaactctgaaTTGAAAAGGAAAGATGGTCTGTGCCCTTTGACACCTGAGGAAACTGCTCTGACACTCAGCGCATTGGACATCGATCCTAGTTTCCAGATTTATATAGCAGCTGGTGAGATTTATGGTGGAGAAAGGAGAATGGCAAGTCTTGCGAGGGCTTATCCAAAATTGGTGAGTAGATAATTTTGAGGCAAAATCCTAGACTTTGGTGCTTGGTTATTGTTCTTCCTCCTCTTTACAGCTTGTCCTGGGTTTCTTAATACAGGTCAGAAAGGAGACACTATTGGAACCGTCTGACCTTAGGTTTTTCCAAAATCACTCATCCCAGATGGCCGCATTGGATTATCTAGTCTCACTGGAGAGTGATATTTTTGTCCCTACATTTGATGGAAACATGGCCAAGGTTGTTGAAGGCCACCGCAGGTATTGTAATTACTTAACCAGTTTAGTGGTTTCTTTTAGTTAGGAAAAATGAATTTTGCTAATTTAAATCACTACAAGTGCCATCCcagttttctgtattttttaccAGAGACTTGTAGTTTGTGCATGACACTTAAAGTTATATGTTTTTTTGACTGAAAAGATTGCCAATTTTGGGCAACAAGGGAGGCTTGTGATGTGGTCTCTCTATGTTTCTGGatttactttatattatatgctttgaATGCTAGTCCATTTTAATTGTGCtgaaacatttcatttcaattgaGACATCTGTTTTCCTTTTCAGATTTCTTGGATTTAAGAAGACAATTTTATTGGATAGAGGAATGCTGGTAAATTTGATAGACCAGTACAATATGGGAACACTTAGTTGGGATGAGTTCTCATCAGCAGTGAAGGAAACTCATGCATATCGAATGGGTAACCCAACTAAAAGGTTGGTGATCCCAGACAGACCCAAAGAAGAGGACTATTTCTATGCCAACCCAGAAGAGTGTTTGCCACCGTCAGACGAATCGTTCAGTAGTACGTAAGCATTATGTCAGGAGATTGTGATATTCATTAGTGTACTTCTACAGTGCTTTTTCAGCATAGATCTTAGATAGTTCTCCACACGGAGGTACAATGATAATGAAGAAACTTGTTCCGAAGAGAAGATTACATggattttaaactttaaagaaaGCCTGGGGAGGATCTATGGAAGCAACTAGAGGACagcattatctttttttattttgccaATAATTGATCCAATTCATGTATAGAAGCTACCCTGCCATTACAGGGTGAGAGCAGAAGGATCTGCATTGTACACTGGAGGGATGCAAATATAGATTTGGTTTATGCAAACTGTGGATTCATGGAAGGTTAATATACCTCTTCccctccattttctttcttgtttctttttatctttttttaaccCTCTGGGATTGGCCACGGTCTTCTGATTTTCTCTAGCATAAAttacattataatcttatcccCTACACATCATTGCCACTGCCCTACTGCTTGGGCGCACTAATTCACCATGGAATGATAAGGTGAAGTGTGTGTGCAGTTTTTGCAAACCACTACATTGTTTAATATGTTGTGTTCAATATTACCTTTTGGGTTTTAAGTCATCTAAAAAGGGCTGACTGGCTCTTCCAGttaaataatgcccctttttcAGACACTAGGGTGGTTGTAATTCGTGGAACTGTGTTAACTTGCAGACAAAGCATGAAAAACAACTAGGTTTAGGTAAGTGTCACAACTCACAAGCCTAGCACGTGATAATGACAAGCCAGCCGATGTAGCCAGTCAAataatatagagaaattttaaacataagcTTCTCGTTTTTGAGGACCATTGGGTGGTCAGTGGGGGAGTCTGGGGAAGACAGATGTGTTTGTTTGTGATCCCTTTGTGTGGGTGTAAACACGCTTGCTAAATTCTGGTCAACCTGGagattttgtgcataaattgtTGGTAGAATATGCAAATTTGCAGACACAGATCATATGTGAAGTGATAAGTTGTATAAACAGCTCTATATTGATCCTTTTCAGACTATTTTATTGGGATTGTATGAAATCTTAAATGATTGCATGTGGTCCTTTTCTTGATTAGGTGGCAATGTGTTTGCTTTTAATGATTTTCcctcttgagagagagagagagagagagagatcaggtGGAACTTGTCTACTTTGTTGGAAGACGCGTGAAATATGTGGAGACTAACTTAATTATCGGTGATTGATAATAAAGATGTTGTCAAGGGTACCACCAACTTAATGATCGGTGATTGATGATAAAAGAtactttcccttttcctttttcttttccttttccttttccaaaagATAATGACagggagaagagaagaaaagaagatccATTCAGACAATTAGCTTTTATTGCTCAATATTTATGTAGAAGTTGACCAAATTAATTTCTCCTAAAGactcaaaaaaacaaataaataaatttgtgaagCTTATTGTAAGTTGAGTAATggaatatatttatcatttgatcttatttatattcatttgatattttccattcactttaagatattttttatttttaataactcCGTTTTATATTATCTTTGGTATATCATCACTTTTGGAtacttgttatttttaattttttaaaaaataaaaaaaattgatgagcAATATCACGTTATTACAGtagaatagtagtaagattatAGTGTAGTACgtagaatttttcatagttATAAAAGGTTGTCAATCTAATATGTTTTAGTTGAAGAAACTTATTAATCCATCCATAGTtgatagagtaatgttagatacaattttaaaatgtgcatatctcacacatttaaaaaaaaatagaatccacattgaaaaaatagatttatttttatgtgagtccTAAATttgtcaactttttttaaatggagtATAGATGATTTGTCCACCTTAAGACTATatgaataattttcatttaagatatataataaaaaaaggtgatggggaggatttttttttttttaatacatttggGGAAGGGGGGGTTTCGAACTCCAGACTTCCATTCAAAAGGtagtttttcaattaaaaaaagagtCGTGATACACCCGATGTATTCTCCCTAGAAGGCCAAATGccttttttcatacatttttttttttatatccttaaacatttaaaaaaaaaaatcacaatctcatcaaaaaatacttacttaattactaaattaaaaaaaaaaaaaagtgttggtAGGCACTCTCCAATCTCGGGATCCCAAGCATTTTtgtcaaaacaataaaaatgaaaaaaaggaaaaaagggtgTGAATTTAATATGAGTAGGCCAAAAAGGCAAACAATGATATTGTTCACATCAGCTATATGGGAAactaaggaaagaaaaaatttattcatcattatttttctcatcatcctcttatcatttcatgatatagcattaaatgataagttcaCAAGTGAAACATAATAATAATCTCTAATTAACTAATACcgcatcatgagatgatgagaagatTATAAGTAACATTACTCCAAAAGATGTAACATATTATGCTTATTCtaattaatgaaattgtttaatcaaaaaattattaatgcatttgtaattataaacttaatcgtaattaattattaatatttattgcaatttaaattgttttatagCCAGGGACAAAAGAGTTTGTTTTCATTGGAATCCTTCCTGAATTTGCAGGtttaaataacataaaaaattgaccaataaaaagaaaaaatgagaacaAA
Coding sequences within it:
- the LOC108986692 gene encoding rhamnogalacturonan I rhamnosyltransferase 1-like produces the protein MCRIERKSCEYKEEEKRERRIEMGLKAMGGGGEARVDKLKSSMSRSRMKLWMIRATTSVLLWTCVVQLTALGDMWGPRVLKGWPSCFSQESSVNNAVSVPLVPPRVLPPKRVYKNNGYLMVSCNGGLNQMRAAICDMVAIARYLNVTLIVPELDKTSFWADPSEFQDIFDVDHFITSLRDEVRVLKELPPRLKKRVELGRVYSMPPISWSDISYYHNQILPLIQKYKVVHLNRTDARLANNGQPLMLQKLRCRVNFSALRFTSQIEELGRRVIKLLRQNGPFLVLHLRYEMDMLAFSGCTQGCNNEEVEELTRMRYAYPWWKEKIINSELKRKDGLCPLTPEETALTLSALDIDPSFQIYIAAGEIYGGERRMASLARAYPKLVRKETLLEPSDLRFFQNHSSQMAALDYLVSLESDIFVPTFDGNMAKVVEGHRRFLGFKKTILLDRGMLVNLIDQYNMGTLSWDEFSSAVKETHAYRMGNPTKRLVIPDRPKEEDYFYANPEECLPPSDESFSST